From a single Chloroflexota bacterium genomic region:
- the cydC gene encoding thiol reductant ABC exporter subunit CydC — MRGTGWRLLKLITPFKGWIALSALLGFATVGSSIGLMATSAYIIARAALHPSIADLQVAIVGVRFFGIARGVFRYLERYVSHQTTFRLLARLRVWFYEALEPMAPARLMEHRSGDLLSRIVGDIESLQHFYIRVIAPPAVALLTLLTMTAFLYRYHPALAAMLAIAFLVAGIGVPLLIRILSRRPGQETVIVRAELHAALVDGIQGMADLLAFDRAQDHLESIRSTDERLAKAQRRLAWAEGLQSALGGLLAHVGMWGILLVAIPLIREGHINGVYLGALILAALASFEAITPLSQAAQHLESSLEAARRLFDIVDAHPAVSDPPSPAPPPREPDLVVEHLSFRYRPGDPPALDDISFALPRGKRLAIVGPSGAGKSTLVHLLLRFWDYRDGRILLDGRDLRAYRQEDVRRMIAVVSQHTHLFNATIRENLLIARPDADEEAIIQAARQAQIHEFIQSLPQGYETWIGEQGVRLSGGERQRLAITRALLKDAPILILDEATANLDVLTARRVLEAVHALMEGRTTLMITHRLADARTMDEILVLQAGRIVERGRHSDLLKARGLYYRMWEWQNQAAILEEGWT; from the coding sequence ATGAGGGGAACCGGCTGGCGATTGCTCAAACTGATCACCCCCTTCAAAGGGTGGATCGCCCTCTCCGCCCTGTTGGGATTTGCCACCGTGGGCAGCAGCATCGGGCTCATGGCGACGTCAGCCTACATCATCGCTCGCGCCGCGCTCCACCCCTCCATCGCCGACCTCCAGGTGGCGATCGTCGGCGTTCGATTCTTTGGGATCGCCCGCGGCGTGTTCCGCTATCTGGAGCGCTATGTCTCCCATCAGACGACCTTTCGCCTGCTGGCGCGCCTGCGCGTCTGGTTCTACGAGGCCCTGGAGCCCATGGCCCCGGCCAGACTCATGGAGCATCGAAGCGGAGACCTATTGAGCCGGATCGTCGGGGATATCGAATCCCTGCAGCACTTCTACATACGCGTGATCGCCCCGCCGGCGGTGGCCCTCCTGACGCTCCTCACCATGACGGCCTTCCTGTACCGATACCATCCCGCCCTGGCCGCGATGTTGGCGATCGCCTTCCTCGTTGCCGGGATCGGCGTCCCGCTGCTGATCCGGATCCTCAGCCGGCGCCCGGGGCAGGAGACGGTGATCGTACGAGCGGAGCTGCACGCAGCCCTCGTCGATGGCATTCAGGGCATGGCGGACCTGCTGGCATTCGACCGGGCCCAGGATCATCTGGAGTCCATACGCTCCACGGATGAGAGGCTTGCAAAGGCGCAAAGACGCCTGGCATGGGCCGAGGGGTTGCAAAGCGCCCTGGGAGGGCTGCTGGCCCACGTGGGCATGTGGGGGATCCTGCTCGTGGCCATCCCGCTGATCCGCGAGGGGCACATCAACGGCGTGTATCTGGGAGCGCTCATCCTGGCGGCCCTGGCCAGCTTTGAGGCCATCACGCCGTTATCCCAGGCGGCCCAGCACCTGGAGTCCAGCCTGGAGGCGGCCCGGCGGCTGTTCGACATCGTAGACGCCCACCCGGCCGTGTCGGATCCGCCCTCGCCCGCGCCCCCGCCACGGGAGCCGGACCTGGTCGTGGAACATCTGAGCTTCCGCTACCGCCCGGGCGACCCGCCAGCCCTGGACGATATCAGCTTCGCCCTGCCGCGGGGCAAGCGGCTGGCCATCGTGGGCCCCAGCGGGGCGGGGAAGTCCACCCTGGTCCACCTGCTGCTGCGCTTTTGGGACTACCGGGATGGTCGGATCCTTCTGGACGGCAGGGATCTGCGAGCGTATCGGCAGGAGGATGTGCGACGGATGATCGCCGTCGTCTCCCAACACACCCACCTGTTCAACGCCACCATCCGGGAGAACCTCCTCATCGCCCGTCCGGACGCCGACGAGGAGGCGATCATCCAGGCGGCCCGGCAGGCTCAGATCCACGAGTTCATCCAGTCGCTGCCCCAAGGCTACGAGACATGGATCGGAGAGCAGGGGGTACGCCTCAGCGGCGGCGAGCGCCAACGGCTGGCCATCACCCGGGCGTTGCTGAAGGACGCGCCCATCCTGATCCTGGACGAGGCGACGGCAAACCTGGACGTTCTGACGGCACGGCGAGTGCTCGAAGCCGTTCACGCGCTGATGGAGGGGCGCACGACGCTCATGATCACCCATCGGCTGGCGGACGCGAGGACCATGGACGAGATCCTGGTGCTGCAAGCCGGGAGGATCGTGGAGAGAGGCCGTCACTCCGATCTGCTGAAGGCGAGGGGGCTCTACTATCGGATGTGGGAATGGCAGAATCAGGCCGCCATTCTGGAAGAAGGCTGGACATAA
- a CDS encoding RraA family protein: MEYPISVAEMAERYRKCASASIYDTLDRMGLPNQCLSLGIKPLTYEMRVAGPAFTVRGTREPRTGDELPQSEKFANWGMFKAMFPGCVVVVNAEKEDQTGHWGEMMSYTARQHGATGVVIDGGIRDLAGLLRIPDWPVFVRYTSPIESAKRWRAEDFMTPIYMTGTLTQSVRVNPGDWIVGDADGVMVIPQEIAYEVLLKVEELEEKEENTRRELAAGVPVEEVFAKYGRM, translated from the coding sequence ATGGAGTACCCGATTTCCGTAGCGGAGATGGCAGAGCGGTACCGTAAGTGTGCCTCGGCCTCCATCTACGACACCCTGGACAGGATGGGGTTGCCCAATCAGTGCCTATCCCTGGGCATCAAACCCCTGACGTATGAGATGCGCGTGGCGGGCCCGGCCTTCACTGTGCGAGGAACCCGAGAGCCCCGCACGGGGGATGAGCTGCCCCAATCGGAGAAGTTCGCCAATTGGGGCATGTTCAAGGCCATGTTCCCCGGATGCGTCGTCGTCGTCAACGCGGAAAAAGAGGACCAAACGGGTCACTGGGGAGAGATGATGAGCTACACCGCCCGACAACACGGGGCAACGGGCGTCGTCATCGACGGAGGCATCCGTGATCTGGCGGGGCTGTTGCGCATTCCCGACTGGCCGGTGTTCGTCCGCTACACATCCCCGATCGAGTCAGCCAAGCGCTGGAGGGCGGAGGACTTCATGACTCCCATCTACATGACCGGCACGCTGACCCAGTCGGTTCGCGTGAATCCAGGCGACTGGATCGTCGGAGACGCGGACGGCGTCATGGTGATCCCACAGGAGATCGCCTACGAGGTGCTGCTAAAGGTCGAGGAGTTGGAGGAGAAGGAGGAAAACACCCGCCGGGAGCTGGCTGCCGGCGTACCGGTGGAAGAGGTGTTCGCCAAATACGGGCGCATGTGA
- the cydD gene encoding thiol reductant ABC exporter subunit CydD — MKLDPRLLREARAVRWYLALTIGAGFLAGILTVLQARYLSRIVDRVFLKEAALAEVSPYLALLLVIIAGRALAVWGSEASGYLAAARVKSALRTRLFAHIIALGPIYVSGERTGELSNAAMEGIEALEAYFRQYLPQLALAVLVPLTYLSFVLPRDAISGLVLLLTAPLIPIFMVLIGSLADALSKRQWETLSRLSAHFLDVLQGLTTLKLLGQSRAQARVIAAVTDRFRETTMGVLKVAFLSALVLELVATLSTAVVAVEIGLRLLYGRMDFERAFFVLLLAPEFYIPLRMLGTRFHAAVDGVTAAARIFEILETRPRVTAPPAIRSRRTPHRFHIRFEDVHCAYEEERAPALEGVSFHIPHGKRVALVGPSGSGKTTVAYLLLRFIEPSRGCITVDGVPLADLSITDWRRWVAWVPQHPYLFHETIAANIRLGCPHASMEEVIQAARLAHAHEFIQALPRGYETLVGERGARLSGGQAQRIALARAFLKDAPFLILDEASAHLDPEQEALIQDAMERLTRGRTVLIISHRLNTIYTADHIVVLRGGRVVESGSHEALLQREGLYRRLVTAHMAGRAT; from the coding sequence ATGAAGCTGGATCCACGTCTGCTGCGCGAGGCCCGAGCCGTTCGATGGTATCTGGCGCTCACGATCGGAGCGGGGTTCCTCGCGGGCATTCTCACCGTCCTGCAGGCCCGCTATCTCAGCCGCATCGTCGATCGCGTCTTCCTGAAGGAGGCCGCCCTGGCAGAGGTCTCCCCTTATCTGGCCCTGCTGCTCGTCATTATAGCCGGGCGCGCCCTGGCCGTGTGGGGGAGCGAGGCCAGCGGCTACCTGGCGGCCGCCCGGGTGAAGTCCGCCCTCCGAACCCGCCTGTTCGCCCACATCATCGCCCTGGGCCCGATCTACGTGAGTGGGGAACGAACCGGTGAGCTGAGCAACGCAGCGATGGAAGGGATCGAGGCGCTGGAGGCCTACTTCCGCCAATACCTGCCCCAGCTGGCGCTGGCCGTCCTGGTGCCCCTCACCTACCTGTCCTTCGTCCTCCCACGGGATGCGATCTCCGGACTGGTCCTCCTGCTCACCGCCCCCCTGATCCCCATCTTCATGGTCCTGATCGGGAGCCTGGCCGACGCCCTGAGCAAACGGCAGTGGGAGACCCTGAGCCGCCTGAGCGCCCATTTCCTCGACGTACTGCAGGGGTTGACCACGCTGAAGCTGCTAGGGCAAAGCCGGGCACAGGCGCGAGTGATCGCAGCGGTGACCGATCGCTTCCGAGAGACGACGATGGGCGTGCTGAAGGTGGCCTTCCTCTCCGCGTTGGTGCTGGAGCTGGTGGCCACCCTCAGCACGGCCGTGGTCGCCGTGGAGATCGGGCTGAGGCTTCTGTACGGCCGCATGGACTTCGAGCGGGCCTTCTTCGTCCTACTCCTGGCGCCGGAGTTCTATATCCCGCTCCGCATGTTGGGCACACGCTTCCACGCCGCCGTGGACGGCGTGACGGCGGCCGCCCGGATCTTCGAGATCCTGGAGACCCGCCCTCGCGTCACCGCTCCGCCGGCCATCCGATCGCGGCGGACCCCGCATCGCTTCCACATCCGCTTCGAGGACGTCCACTGCGCCTATGAGGAGGAGAGAGCTCCGGCTCTGGAGGGGGTTTCCTTTCACATCCCCCATGGGAAAAGGGTGGCCCTGGTCGGCCCCAGCGGCTCCGGCAAGACCACGGTGGCCTATCTTCTCCTGAGGTTCATCGAGCCGAGCCGCGGGTGCATCACCGTGGATGGGGTCCCCCTCGCCGATCTCTCTATCACGGACTGGCGTCGATGGGTCGCCTGGGTGCCCCAGCACCCATACCTGTTTCATGAGACCATCGCGGCGAACATTCGGTTGGGTTGCCCCCACGCCAGCATGGAGGAGGTGATCCAGGCCGCTCGACTGGCGCACGCGCATGAATTCATCCAAGCCCTGCCGCGAGGATATGAGACCCTCGTTGGAGAACGGGGGGCCCGGCTGAGCGGGGGACAGGCTCAGAGGATCGCGCTGGCCCGGGCGTTCCTGAAGGATGCCCCCTTCCTGATCCTGGATGAGGCCAGCGCCCATCTGGATCCGGAGCAGGAGGCTCTGATCCAGGATGCCATGGAGCGCCTCACCAGGGGGCGGACGGTGCTCATCATCTCCCACCGACTCAACACCATCTACACCGCCGACCACATCGTCGTCCTCCGGGGCGGCCGGGTGGTGGAATCCGGCTCCCACGAGGCCCTTCTTCAGAGGGAGGGGCTCTACCGACGCCTGGTTACGGCTCACATGGCGGGGAGGGCGACATGA